gttaatccttttaatattttattaaaaaaattcacaaaaatctaacctttcattggataataagaatttaaaatggggggaaatatcattatgaaataaaagtttctcTCTAATatacattggccacaattaacggcatccttttattcaatactttttgaaacttccatttgccagtttaacagctctaaatgttctcctataatgcctgatgaggttagagaacacctgacaagagatcagagaccattccttcatccagaatcactccagaccctttagattcccagctccatgttggtgcttcttctcttcagttcaccactcattttctatagggttcaggtcagtggactggaatggccatagcagaagcttggttttatgctcagtgacccatttttgtgttgtttttgaggtttgtgtttggattattgtatggttggaagatccaaacatggcccgttataagatttctaacagagtcagtcatttattgatttttttatctgttgatatttgatagaatccatgatgccatgtgtctaaacaagatgcccaggacctccagcagaaatatagcagtatatttcattgtacacatggggtactttttatccctgtgttcaccaaacccatcttgagtgtttgctgctaaaaagctcatgttttagtttcatctgaccatagaagccagtcccatttgaagttccagtcgtgtctgataactgaatatgctggagtttgtttttggatgagcgaggacaatttttcttgaaaccctcccaaacaacatgtggtgatgtaggtgctgtttgacaattttttttttttaaaggttttctgaccccgagactcaactattttctgcagttctccagctgtgatccttgtagtctttagccactcaaactctccttctcaccgtgcattaggacgatatagacacacgtcctcttccaggcagtttcctaacattttatgttgattggaaattcttaattattgccctgatgctggagatgggaattttcactgctctgtctcttttcttaaagccacttcactaatttgtgaagctcaattatcttttgctgcacatcagaaatatattctttggtttttctcattgttatggatgattaagggaatgcgggctttgttttccctcctatttaaatttctgtgaaacaggaagccatggctggataatttcatgttcataatcaccctggagtgctcaaaattgtgaatatgaatgggaatatacttcagagatattttactcataagaatttctaggggtgccaataattgtgtccaacgtgtatttgagaaaaacatttctttcataatgatatttccccccattttaaattcctATTATCCAataaaaggttagatttttgtgaattgttttaataaaagatcaaaaggattaacaatgcagattaattttcacagccgcctttgattatatttaccaagggtgcccaatatttttggccatgactgtatatctaccatagttttttttttttttccttttcatttttgtgtgaactatcgaCATAGTCAACATATTGTGattaatttgatatttaaatcAACTGACATCTctaattttcatatattatcattcaaaagtttgggggctggtcatttttttttttttatgtttttgaaagaagtctcttatgctaaccatttatttgatcacagaCAGTAAAACAGTATGATTGTTAAATATTCTCACAATTTACACATaactgttgtctattttaatatattttaaaactgtaatttattcctgtgatgctaaagctaaattttcatcagccattactccagtcttcagtgtcacatgatttcctttagaaatcattccaaGATGTCTGAACAACAGTGTACAGATCTTTGGGTGTGGCTTTAAGGTTTCATTTGCAAATGCAAGTATCGGTGGCGCACCTTTGCGAGGCTGGTGATGAATACTGATGGCCTGTGTCTGATAGTTTCCATCGTCATTCTGAACACATACAAGATGGGAATCCGCCCGTTCGTTGAAGCACGCTCCCATTGCCAGCACATGCTCGTTGGACTTATTCATTGCCTTCATGAGCTGAGAAAGAAGAAAGccgaaaaaaaaatgcttgtcATGACTTTCCAAAGTTATGCATAATCCTAACACTTAATTATGTTTTTGAGGGTTTGTAAGTCCTAGATGAGTGAATGACAGCTTCTAAAGACAGCAGAGTAAGACACAAGGCACTCAAGGCTTTAAATAATCCCTTCTATGTCAAAGGTCTGCCACTACAAGTTCTGCTCCGTCAAACGCTTTTTAAACACTAGCTAAATACTAAAAGTCTTCAACAACTTGAGAAAAGAACACAAGCTGTTGTCAATGCTTCACTTGTTCCATGGGACATATGGCATCAATCTGCTATGCTCGCTGTTCCATATAGATCTCAAATACACTTCACATGCattctattttaaatgtgtgGCCACTAATGCTACAGAAATTCAAATAGTTTCTCTGTGGCATGTGCTAATTTTATTCACCTCATTGTAACGGTTGCTCGGTATCTTGATGCACGTCTTCCTCACTTCCATGTCCACCACCAGCCCCTTCACCACCGGCAATGTGTACTGGTAGTTACGGAAATCCTGTAGACATGTGAGAAAAGTCAGATGCCCATAAATCACTTGGCATGGGTTAAGGTATGTACTAAATGCAGAAGAAGTGAAATTAGAACACTCACTGCCAGTAAGTTCATAATGGTATGACCAGTCTCTCCAAAGAGGGGTTTTCTGAAGCGAACGCTAAAAAGTGGGCAGGGGTAGACTGCAACACAAGTGCAAAAGAACACGCTAAGCCACCAAAACAAGTCATGCTAATTCAAATCAGTAGCTCACAATAAGCTCCTTCACACTCCACATAACTGAAAGGCCCCATTATATAATATTGCAATTACTGTAATGTAAAAATCAGGAGCATGTGTGCCTAATCAGTTCTCATGCACCCAGATAAACACGAGACTAGAATGTACATGGTGCTTCTTCGTGTAAGCGAGTGCACTTGCATGTCATGGCAGAGAATTCATGAGTTGAGAAGCTCAGCGGGAAATACAATGTTAATATATTCCATCTCCACAGGAGGCCATGCTTACGAATTAGTGCAGAGAAATTCTCTGTGTAAGAAGAACAACattttctgcattgttgtttctTAAATAGCTCTTCTACAGGCATCAAAAAGAGGCCTTGCATTCTCTACATTCTGTAAATGCACACCTTTCCGTGTGAAGAGGTCAAATGTAACAACCAAGAAATCTTCCAATGTTCGACACAGCTAAACCATTACAAAGGCCTCAAAATCAACATAAAACCACAAACTCACATCGGTATTCCGCCCCTAGGCGGAGCATAAGACGGATGGGAAAGACCTTGGCCCAGGGGGTCTCCCACTTCTGCACCAGGATGCCAAAGAGGTAGGGTGGGTTAGGCAACGGCAGGTCCTGCAGGGTCTGGAAGGTGGGGCTGATGTAAAGGAAGCCGCCATGCTCCTTGCTGCCCAGGAAGCTCTGAGTGAAGAAGGAGTGGCCCAGGTGACTTAACACATTTCCTGCACAGAAGAAAGTGTGGGATTAGATCGATCTCTACCACTGTGTTTAAGTTCATGCttaagttatttcaaattagataaaaaataaaatacatttgcaaCTATTTAAATGGCTAAGCAACTTTGCTGACATATAAGtgccataaataataataataatgttgttgttattaataatacatcGCATATGTTCTGAACTGTTGTAGTCTAATGGGTATTTAGTTATTATTGCATCAAAAAGCAGCAATGAAATAGGATTAAAAATCTACTTGTATATCACTTACAAGACAAATCATCTGTATCAATATAAAACAATCTCAAATAATAtctacaataaaaaaacatccaAGATGACAGACTTAAATGTTAATTATGTCTATATTTGATTCACAAGTAGAGTGGTTGTATCCAATTACAAAGGagctatttaaatttttcttttgcatttttatggttattagtgtatttatttgttagcTTTGCAACATTTCGCTAGATTATTTAGAGTCTAGTACTACCATTTAGTGAAGCGTTGCTGCTTTTATAGAATGTAAAGATCTGTGAAATAACATGTGGAATTTCTTGAGGGCAAAAAAAGGTCAACTCTGCAAATTCAAGTGACTAACTTGCTCAAAATCTCAAAATCCCCATTTGCATGGATTCCTACTGAACCAGAGCTAAATGTGACTGCTGAAGTCCAAATTAATTTAGGATGTTGACTGTTGACAGAGCTTTAgattgtaatactaaaatggCTACAGCTCATGTTTCAATCcattagaaaaaaattaatgagaGTTCCCCAGCATTAGCAGCTATGTACCCTGATGACCATTTAACCTGGCCAGACAAATAACATTCTTTTACTCAACACATCTGAATTGGCGTCCACAATTTTGGCACACATCCTACATTAGGTTCACAGGGAATGCAGTCAGAGTAAGAAGACATGGGAACTGTTCTGTAGCTGAACCCACTGACCTGAAATAGGACTGGGTGACAAGAGAAGGATTGTGTCTGGAAAACAATTTCTGCTGAAGTGGATCCTCAATGCCACTGGGGCCAGCAGCCTCATTTTACCTTTAAGAACCTCTTGGCAGAACGGTCTAATTTTATCTATGTAGGCCTTGCTCTCATTTTGTCTAGATCAGTTTACCAGAACGGCCCCCTGGTGGAGGCGTATCAGTTTACCTGTGAGAGCCTCCCGGTACAGCTGGACGAAGTGGCAGAAGACGTCCTTGGGAATGGTTTTCTCGTCAGGGAGGCACTGTAGAAGCACTACAACCTCTGCCTGGCCCACGCCATGCATACCCTTTGTTGTCATATACCAGCACTTCCTATTTACATCTTCACACAAAGATGACACAAAAGACTGTTATGACTCATGGGAATTGTAGGACATTCCTTGGCATAGTGAAGGATATCCTCACGTTGCTAATTTTCTGCAATTCCACAAAAGAATGACAACAGCCAGGACTACAGCTACCAGTTATGTTCAACTAAATGCTGCAATATGTGCATTACATTCAATTAATTGCTATAATTTAGAAACTAATAAATTGGGTGTTTCTTTAACTTGGggcatatttacataaatatgcaCTGTGTGTAAATGGcttatatacactaccgttccaaatttggggtcagtaagttcttttttttttagcaaaattaATACTTGAATTAAATCGATCAACAGTGTcagtaaaaacattcataatgtttcaaaagatttctatttcaattaaatgctgttctttttcctgaagtgttttcaacattgataataataagaaatatttctttcttcttcagcaattagaatgatttctgaaagatcatgtgacactgaggactgaagtaatggctctgctgaaaaattcagctttattaataaattacgttgtaatagattacattttaaaatgtattaacatagaaaaaaagtttcaattgtaataatattgtaaaataatactgctatttaaaataactatttctactgtatttttggtcaaaaataaatgcagtcagtGAGACTTTTCTGTCCTAAATCTGTAGCACTATTTCTACcatattaaaatactttgaCCTAGTAaagttatgtttgtttgttttaaaggaGAGAGCAGTTTCAGTGAAAAACATGCTAGagatgaaatgtgtgtgtgtatagaaaaaataagttacatttgtagcttaaaatgtcaaattatgcaaaaactgaaaaataattacaaatatttatagcCATCTGTTATTAACCTTTGCAAAATGTAGCTGTTTGGCATTTTATTCCAAAAACTATGAAAAAAGTGAAGATTCATTGTTATaggacaaattaaattaaaaagtaagaatttgaaaattgtgttttaagATCATTTATTTGTCTTTATAAGCTCTAACTAAAGAGCCAAACATGCCCACAGTTAAAGAAACACCCATGaacaaatatttcacaaagtCACGCCATTGGCACATTAAACCCTAGAGAACATCTTAGCAAGGAGTGGCTTACTCACAATTGACCAGTTTGACCATGGCCAGCAGGTTGGCGTTGAGGACAAACACCAGAGGATCAGGGCCATCCTCCTCAAGCTGCTGCATCAGCACAATCTCAGAAGGTCTTTCCTCCACAGCATAGTCTGCGGACAAGACACACAATATCAATATTGTAACTATCGACAAATTGATCCATGAATCTATTCTGTTTCCTCTCATGGTGCAACCCAGATGAGGAACCAACCCAATGAAAGTCCTCCCCTTAGCATGAGTGGTGAAGACATAAGCAGAAACACAGATCCATGCACACAGACATGCACAATCAATCGCCAATACTCATATTTAAAGGAGTGGAGGCAGCTGAATGGTGAGGATGGGCAAGCACCTGTGATGTGGCCTCCCGTACCTCCTTTGACGCCCGTGGAGATGAGGATGGGAGGAAGTCCGTCCTCTGGGATCAGACTGAGAGAGCTACCCACAGGGCTGGCGGTCGTGGCTCCAGTGGCACGGGCCACCTATGACAGGGGAGGAGACAGAAATGCATACCACAACATAACACGGCCATCTCAGGATAACAATCACGTTCAGAAACAAGCTTATGCCTGTAAAACTCCATATTACAGATGATTCAAAAACAGTTTACTGAGTTTGAATGTGATAAAGCAAATTGTCACCTCAGAAGCATTGGCTCCTGAGGATTTGTTTGAGTACTGGGATGCTGCCACAGGCTGTGTGGGGTTGGGGTTTGCCGCCGGCCCTTTAGAAGAGTCTGTAGCTTCCCCATTGGGTAAAATGCCGTCAGCAAACCAAACCCTTCTTTGCTCTCGAGGAACAGAGCCTggaagtacacacacacacacagtgaggcTTATGAATAGCTAACTCTGGACTTTAAATGATAAACAGCATGAAAAGCAGTGTTCAAATTTAGAGTAGAGTTAAGGGATCTGTCGCATATaagaacaaaccaaaaaaacgGTCAACCTGCTGCTCTGCAATCATGTACAGACAAAAAGAGATGCTGAgacatttctgaaaatattttattttatgttgcacagaagaaattcatacaggtttgaatcgacatgagggtgagtaaatgacgactgaaTTTTAGGGAATGACAACAGTAGAAGTTAGCACATGATTAAGGCGAAGAGACTAAACATACCTATAATGAAGTTTAGTGGCTGGGGACTCACAAAGTGCCTTAACACAATTTGAACACTGCTGAAAAGTCGAAATCAGCAATTCACAAATTAGAAACGATTTTGGCAAAATCCTACAGACTTTACCTTCAGACCCTGGCTGTTTCAGGACACCAACAGGCACCATGACAGTTGGGGGTGGGGAGCTGAGTGCTCCTGATGCCTGGGCTTGCTGCAGAGGGGGAATAGTGGAGCAGTACTCAGCTGGGTTGTTGGGATTTGGCTCTGGTTGCAACCTCCTCCCATGTTCTCCCATGCTTGAGCTAATAAGAAAGATGTAGAGTTCAAAGTATCTGGTTATTCACATAGTAAAACTTATTTCAAAGGTTAACTGGTTAAGTtctgtataaaaaaaagaagtgatTCAATCTGGGAAATTCTGAGGTACAAAAACTCCCAGTATATAGAGGTAAATTTATAACTATTCTTATCAATTTCATATCACTCACCATTCATAAGTGCACGGTGGCAGGTAACACAAACCCTGGCTTCTTTCCTGTCCATGTACATCAGCCTGCTTTTCAGACTACAACAGGCAGCACAGAACACCTGGCCAAACACACACcacaaacaaaatgtgttttctatGAAAGAAACAACACCAGACAAAACATTGGAAAGAAGCTACTTGAATCAGTCATAAACCAGTTCTCAGAACAGAAGAAGTGGTCTAGAACGATCACACTTCTGTCAGATTAAACTATTTTCCACCACAGCTACATTTCATTTTCACTCTGTTCTTTCCAGTTGTTCTTTCCAGCCCATATCAGTGAAAATGTCATCAACGATGCAGCAGTTTATCACCAAGGGAAATTAAGGCGTTATTCTAGCAGTCTTGCAGTTATTTTAAGTGCTACATCGACAACCATTTCTCCCTGAAGGATTTTGACAATTTCACAGGTTTGGAGCTGCCGGACAATTACCCATACTTTCTTGCAATTTTGCTCTCTCATTCTAAGTCAGCATCCCACTAGCTGATTCAAAGCAGCTTGATTTTGGTCAAGGATGTCACAGCTGACTGCTCTTTCCGCTCTTTGCCCTTTTCTGTCGATGGGTCTGTCACATTTACTTAAGAATGGAAGAGAGATGCAACAGATAAAGTAAATGAAgcataatgcaaaatatttacagaGAAAATGAGAAAGCACAAACATATTGGTCTGCGGGTGATCGGACAAGCTTAAATTCTGCTTGAGCTTCCAACTTGCCAGAAGCCAATAtcaaattgatttttaatttctgaagaaaaagtAAGTGGTGCTTACCTATGCACTGCCAAAAGGCAAGGGTGTGGTGGCCTGTTGCCAGTGTGGTGGTTTTCAAGCATGTTGCTTAAGTAGTTTTGGTGGTTACTTAGCCAAGTCAAAAGAGCCAAATCTTATCTCAAGCCTGATTGCTTAGAAAAGTAACATCATACCTCAAAAATTTTTGCAAATTAAGAAATCATGTGCCTTGCCCCAAACGAGTTACAGCATGTTAGTTAAATACTTGGATAAGGGATTTGAATAAACTTGTCTTAataaaacaccacaataatgaACAATAGGCTTTACCTTGCCACAAGCCCGACAATGATGCCTTCTTTTAGTAAAGGTGAATTTGACCTCACACTTCATGCAAATGGGTGCTTGGGAGTCAGGAACCCAAACAGGAGCCACTTCCCCCAAAGAGTTGAAGGGTTTCTTCAATTGCTGTCCTGCCTGAAGGTCATTGTCTGGACTCTCAGAAGGGATGAGTAAGCCTGAAGGGCTATCTCCATGCTCTCCATTCATTCGAACAACCCCAGACTCAGTTGCTCCACAAGACGCCTCAAGGCCTCCTGCCCTACTCTGTGGCTCCAGGTTCTTGTTCTTGCCGGTGGAGCCAAATTCATTCTGGACTTGGCTCAAGAAAGGCTGGGGAATCTGCAGCTTCAGACTGACAGGTTGTTTCGGGCGGGCACCACCGTAGGGAACGCTGACAGGCTGCAGCCGGCTGTTGTTGAGTTTGCCCATTCTGCCAGATTCCAGTCCTCGAACTGAATCACAACACTCTTGTTTGCTTTCCTCCATTTCTTTTTCCTCCGTCACAGAGTCCTCCTTTGAAGGGACCGCTGACTGGCTTTGTGCATCTCCACAATGATCCACAATCAGACCATTGGACATGGACTTCTCCGCCCCTAATGATTCAGACACTCTGTGCATTCCCTTGTGGTCACTCTCTAtcgttttctctttctcttcctgATTTGATTCCCAGGTGTCTTCCCCTGCACTTTCATTCTCAACCAGTCCACCATTTGGAAAGGCACCCTCATGATTCTCCCTCTCACAATCCAGTTCTCCGCCAACATTCACTGATTTGTGCAAAACTGCTTCCCCTATCTGGGGATTACTTCCTTCTGGAAATACCAGATTACAGTCCCTCATTCCGACCTCAAGGACAGGTGAACCACTGTCAGACTGGCTTGCCTCCATCGTAACACCATTATTCAAAACTGGTGGCCCATTCCCACATTCTTCCTCGAGAACAGTGAAATCTTGAAGACCACCACCACTTCCCTTGTCAGTACCATTCTGCTCCGTCTTAAACTCTTGGGGACCAGTGTCCTTAACACTTTGCTCATCCGTAACAGTTTCACATTTCTCATCTTTGTTGACCAGAAGAACGTCAGTCCGGTCGTTAAGATCAGGACTAGATGGATAACCGTTTTCCAGCACCACTCTGTTGGAGGACGGCAAGTCTGGCAACTGCCCATCAGTGCTCACCAGCTTGCCAATGTTAGGCTGGGGCAGAGGAGGACTATGAACATCTGCTGGCCGTTCTTCACTCCTGCCCTCAGGCTGCTGCTCCACCCCCAGTTTCCCATCTAACCTGGTGACCTCAGCTAAAGAGGGGCTGTCTGACGTCTGGGCATCTAGAAGCGGTTTGAAGCTGATAGGGCTGTCCCTTGGGCTGAGGTCAGAGTGGGTCAGTGCCGGATTCAGGGAAAGAAGGTGTGATGGCGGAGCGAGAATCTGGGTCCACTTGGCATCCGAGAGAGTCGGCGTGTCCGTTTCATCTGAAAGGATGAGGAGAGAGCTGATTAGCTTCCTTTTTGAGAAGATTGAAACAAACAGAAGATAAATTGAAAAATGAGGCCAGGCTAGATTGGAAAATGTTAAGGAAGTGGGCCAATCTGGTCATCGCCTTGGGATCCATCTGTCAAAAT
This portion of the Onychostoma macrolepis isolate SWU-2019 chromosome 02, ASM1243209v1, whole genome shotgun sequence genome encodes:
- the zfyve9a gene encoding LOW QUALITY PROTEIN: zinc finger FYVE domain-containing protein 9 (The sequence of the model RefSeq protein was modified relative to this genomic sequence to represent the inferred CDS: inserted 1 base in 1 codon), whose product is MENYFQAEAFNLDKVLDEFEQNEDETDTPTLSDAKWTQILAPPSHLLSLNPALTHSDLSPRDSPISFKPLLDAQTSDSPSLAEVTRLDGKLGVEQQPEGRSEERPADVHSPPLPQPNIGKLVSTDGQLPDLPSSNRVVLENGYPSSPDLNDRTDVLLVNKDEKCETVTDEQSVKDTGPQEFKTEQNGTDKGSGGGLQDFTVLEEECGNGPPVLNNGVTMEASQSDSGSPVLEVGMRDCNLVFPEGSNPQIGEAVLHKSVNVGGELDCERENHEGAFPNGGLVENESAGEDTWESNQEEKEKTIESDHKGMHRVSESLGAEKSMSNGLIVDHCGDAQSQSAVPSKEDSVTEEKEMEESKQECCDSVRGLESGRMGKLNNSRLQPVSVPYGGARPKQPVSLKLQIPQPFLSQVQNEFGSTGKNKNLEPQSRAGGLEASCGATESGVVRMNGEHGDSPSGLLIPSESPDNDLQAGQQLKKPFNSLGEVAPVWVPDSQAPICMKCEVKFTFTKRRHHCRACGKVFCAACCSLKSRLMYMDRKEARVCVTCHRALMNAQAWENMGGGCNQXPNPNNPAEYCSTIPPLQQAQASGALSSPPPTVMVPVGVLKQPGSEGSVPREQRRVWFADGILPNGEATDSSKGPAANPNPTQPVAASQYSNKSSGANASEVARATGATTASPVGSSLSLIPEDGLPPILISTGVKGDYAVEERPSEIVLMQQLEEDGPDPLVFVLNANLLAMVKLVNYVNRKCWYMTTKGMHGVGQAEVVVLLQCLPDEKTIPKDVFCHFVQLYREALTGNVLSHLGHSFFTQSFLGSKEHGGFLYISPTFQTLQDLPLPNPPYLFGILVQKWETPWAKVFPIRLMLRLGAEYRFYPCPLFSVRFRKPLFGETGHTIMNLLADFRNYQYTLPVVKGLVVDMEVRKTCIKIPSNRYNELMKAMNKSNEHVLAMGACFNERADSHLVCVQNDDGNYQTQAISIHHQPRKVTGASFFVFSGALKSSSGYLAKTSIVEDGVMVQITAETMEAIRQALREMKDFSIACGKADQEENQEHVHIQWVDDDHNVNKGVISPIDGKSMESVTSVKIFHGSEYKANGKVIRWTEVFFLRSEDQTNGLSDPADHSRLAENVARAFCMALCPHLKLLKEDGMAKLGLRVTLDSDQVGYLAGSNGQPLLPQYLSDLDSALIPVIHSGACQLSEGPVVMELIFYILEIIS